Proteins encoded in a region of the Misgurnus anguillicaudatus chromosome 9, ASM2758022v2, whole genome shotgun sequence genome:
- the stbd1 gene encoding uncharacterized protein stbd1, with protein sequence MTNSKPIAVDRHVLLDLIGGHGAVVVVGIIATLSVCAAFLIYRSVRGQRGKGRVNNGNDTTAATEHGTSARMRRERGDQPTETESTGEDQEAKQKTCCVESESRDNIDLLATNSSLLSTEVSEKDLNESTLKDLEEITDELLTELEPESEGKADSDLDQSMEMDPDKPDDNLEFQHEDAGRECVEDICGNVNVQFTQLECQHETGEMVKEETEEHLKDHEPGLNGDTDEPSETESAREIISEKHQDALTGRPQDDLHSHVFTSQSNYSSEQAADPSNCSKNRSEDGHKTSTVEEMDNTSLRSKFEDHHDWRFPRTKDLDCCCYDKKTDPVGNNKGQPWFHCGSPNVETPIKHENPSNKFDYPTEPLQNYLGFQTDNSFMGGSSTRESVDRKADGASMEKKQDKNEISIMDAIMDNNEWLNVGGPEFKDLPWLTATSASSIDEKHTNREKEVVMVALKDSLAKDDEELANKRVATVQPLPQQVHITFRVHYITYSSSQLVAVTGSLQELGAWESFVPLNRAKDGFWANTITLPVDSQVEWKFVVVDDGKISRWEECGNRHLVLSSHDEELHLNKSWGYI encoded by the exons ATGACAAACAGCAAACCGATTGCGGTGGATCGCCACGTTCTGCTGGATCTGATCGGTGGACACGGTGCCGTGGTCGTCGTAGGGATCATTGCTACACTGTCGGTATGCGCTGCGTTTCTCATTTACCGATCCGTTAGAGGTCAGCGTGGGAAGGGTCGCGTGAATAACGGTAACGACACAACCGCAGCAACGGAACATGGGACCTCGGCCCGGATGAGGAGAGAGAGGGGAGATCAACCTACTGAGACCGAGTCAACAG GAGAAGATCAGGAGGCAAAACAGAAGACGTGTTGCGTTGAGTCAGAGTCTAGAGATAACATAGACCTCTTAGCAACCAATAGCAGCCTTCTTTCTACTGAGGTATCAGAAAAAGACCTGAATGAAAGCACTCTCAAGGACTTGGAGGAAATTACAGATGAGCTCCTTACAGAGTTGGAACCTGAATCAGAAGGCAAAGCAGACTCTGATCTTGATCAAAGCATGGAAATGGATCCCGATAAACCCGATGATAACCTGGAATTTCAGCATGAGGATGCAGGTCGTGAATGTGTGGAAGATATCTGTGGTAATGTTAATGTACAGTTCACCCAATTAGAGTGCCAACATGAGACCGGTGAAATGGTCAAAGAGGAAACTGAGGAACATTTGAAAGATCATGAGCCGGGGTTGAACGGAGACACGGATGAGCCGTCTGAAACGGAAAGCGCTCGAGAGATCATTTCTGAGAAACATCAAGATGCTCTTACAGGTAGACCTCAGGATGATTTGCACAGTCACGTATTCACTTCTCAAAGCAATTATTCTTCAGAGCAAGCTGCAGATCCATCCAATTGCAGTAAGAACAGATCTGAGGATGGCCACAAAACATCAACCGTGGAGGAAATGGATAATACAAGTTTGAGAAGCAAGTTTGAGGATCACCATGATTGGCGTTTCCCCAGGACAAAAGACTTGGATTGCTGTTGCTATGATAAGAAAACGGATCCGGTAGGAAACAATAAAGGCCAGCCATGGTTTCACTGTGGAAGCCCGAATGTGGAGACTCCAATCAAGCATGAAAACCCCAGCAACAAGTTTGACTATCCCACCGAGCCCCTGCAGAACTACCTGGGCTTCCAGACGGATAATTCCTTCATGGGTGGATCCTCCACGCGTGAGTCTGTTGACAGAAAAGCGGATGGTGCATCAATGGAGAAGAAACAGGACAAGAATGAGATTAGCATCATGGACGCCATTATGGACAATAATGAGTGGCTGAATGTAGGTGGGCCAGAGTTCAAAGATCTTCCTTGGTTAACTGCAACCAGTGCATCGTCCAttgatgaaaaacacacaaatagaGAAAAAGAAGTGGTGATGGTTGCGCTAAAGGACAGTTTAGCTAAAGATGATGAAGAACTGGCAAATAAAAGAGTAGCAACTGTCCAGCCCTTACCACAACAGGTTCACATTACATTCAGAGTTCACTACATTACGTACTCTTCCAGCCAGCTGGTGGCTGTTACGGGGAGCCTGCAGGAGTTGGGGGCTTGGGAGAGCTTCGTTCCGCTCAACAGAGCCAAAGATGGGTTTTGGGCCAACACCATCACCCTCCCCGTGGACAGCCAGGTGGAGTGGAAGTTTGTCGTGGTGGATGACGGAAAAATCTCTCGCTGGGAGGAATGTGGTAACCGTCATCTTGTTTTATCTAGCCATGATGAAGAGCTACATCTTAATAAGTCTTGGGGATATATTTGA